The following proteins are encoded in a genomic region of Kosakonia oryzae:
- a CDS encoding YifB family Mg chelatase-like AAA ATPase: MALSVIYTRAALGVTAPLVTVEVHISNGLPGLTIVGLPETTVKEARDRVRSAIINSGYEFPAKRITINLAPADLPKEGGRYDLPIAIALLAASEQLTAPMLSDYEFVGELALTGALRGVSGAISCVMEAVKARRRIIIAQENEAEASLAETEDCRIAAHLQEVCAFLEGKHALSPPSPFEGVQERHNEDLSDVIGQQQGKRALEITAAGGHNLLLIGPPGTGKTMLASRLGGLLPPLNNQEALESAAVMSVFNSNSLIRHWRRRPFRTPHHSASLAAMVGGGSLPGPGEISLAHNGVLFLDELPEFERRVLDALREPLESGQIHISRTRAKITYPARFQLIAAMNPSPTGHYQGNHNRSTPEQTLRYLGKLSGPFLDRFDLSLEIPLPAAGLMSQPQQKGECSEAVRSRVIQAHARQHQRQKKLNARLESSETKQFCLLAKEDGEWLEETLTRLGFSIRAWQRLLKVARTIADLEQQEEIQRTHLQEALSYRAIDRLLIHLQNMLT; the protein is encoded by the coding sequence ATGGCATTGTCAGTCATTTATACCCGGGCGGCTCTTGGCGTTACTGCGCCATTGGTGACGGTCGAAGTGCACATCAGCAACGGACTTCCAGGGCTGACCATTGTCGGATTACCAGAGACGACCGTCAAAGAGGCACGCGATCGGGTACGCAGCGCGATCATCAATAGTGGTTATGAATTCCCGGCCAAGCGGATTACGATCAATCTCGCACCGGCCGATCTCCCAAAGGAAGGAGGACGATACGATTTACCCATTGCTATTGCGCTTCTGGCGGCCTCAGAGCAACTAACAGCACCCATGCTGAGTGACTACGAGTTTGTTGGTGAACTAGCCCTTACAGGCGCATTGCGTGGAGTCTCCGGCGCTATCTCTTGTGTCATGGAAGCAGTGAAAGCCAGGCGTCGCATCATCATTGCTCAGGAAAATGAAGCGGAGGCCAGCCTCGCTGAAACAGAAGATTGCCGCATAGCTGCCCATTTGCAGGAGGTATGTGCTTTTCTGGAAGGAAAACACGCCCTCTCACCTCCATCCCCCTTTGAGGGCGTCCAGGAGAGGCACAACGAGGATCTGAGCGATGTAATTGGACAGCAGCAAGGGAAGCGCGCTTTAGAAATCACTGCGGCAGGCGGACATAATTTATTGTTGATAGGGCCGCCAGGCACCGGAAAAACCATGCTGGCCAGTAGACTGGGAGGATTATTACCGCCGCTTAATAATCAGGAAGCCCTGGAAAGCGCAGCAGTGATGAGTGTATTCAACAGCAATAGCCTCATTCGCCATTGGCGACGAAGGCCATTCAGAACGCCTCATCACAGCGCTTCCCTGGCGGCAATGGTTGGGGGAGGTTCATTACCAGGTCCCGGCGAGATTTCGCTGGCGCACAACGGCGTGCTGTTTCTGGATGAACTACCTGAGTTTGAGCGACGCGTACTGGATGCTCTGCGCGAACCGCTGGAGTCAGGCCAAATTCATATTTCACGGACAAGAGCAAAAATCACTTATCCTGCGCGCTTTCAGTTGATTGCGGCCATGAATCCCAGCCCAACCGGGCACTATCAGGGTAACCATAATCGCAGCACGCCTGAACAGACACTGCGGTATCTGGGAAAGTTATCGGGCCCTTTTCTCGACCGGTTTGATCTCTCGCTGGAAATACCGCTACCCGCTGCCGGGTTAATGAGTCAACCCCAGCAGAAAGGTGAATGCAGTGAGGCCGTGCGATCACGCGTTATTCAGGCTCATGCTCGTCAGCATCAACGGCAGAAGAAGCTCAACGCCCGGCTGGAAAGCAGCGAAACAAAACAGTTCTGCTTGCTTGCAAAAGAGGATGGGGAGTGGCTGGAAGAGACGTTAACACGTCTGGGTTTCTCCATACGGGCCTGGCAACGTCTGCTGAAGGTAGCAAGAACTATTGCTGATCTGGAACAGCAGGAGGAAATCCAGCGAACGCACCTGCAGGAAGCACTAAGTTATCGCGCAATCGACAGGTTACTCATTCATCTGCAAAATATGCTGACGTAA
- the ilvX gene encoding peptide IlvX, whose amino-acid sequence MSCSTKFCFSRYTAGN is encoded by the coding sequence ATGAGTTGTAGCACAAAATTCTGTTTCTCCCGATATACGGCGGGGAACTGA
- a CDS encoding DUF413 domain-containing protein: protein MAESFTTTNRFFDNKNYPRGFSRHGDFTIKEAQLLERHGYAFNELELGKREPVTEEETQFVAVCRGEREPNTEAERVWLKYMARIKRPKRFHTLSGGKPQMEGTEDYTESDD, encoded by the coding sequence ATGGCGGAAAGCTTTACGACGACGAATCGTTTTTTCGACAATAAAAATTATCCACGCGGGTTCTCGCGCCACGGTGATTTCACCATCAAAGAGGCTCAACTGCTTGAGCGTCACGGCTATGCGTTTAACGAGCTGGAGCTTGGGAAACGTGAACCAGTGACCGAAGAAGAAACGCAGTTTGTCGCAGTCTGCCGTGGAGAACGTGAACCCAACACGGAAGCAGAACGTGTCTGGCTTAAGTATATGGCCCGCATTAAGCGACCGAAGCGTTTTCACACCTTGTCGGGTGGTAAACCGCAGATGGAAGGTACGGAAGATTACACCGAGTCTGACGATTAA
- the ilvE gene encoding branched-chain-amino-acid transaminase translates to MTTKKADYIWFNGEMVRWEDAKVHVMSHALHYGTSVFEGIRCYDSHKGPVVFRHREHMQRLHDSAKIYRFPVSQSIDELMEACREVIRKNNLTSAYIRPLIFVGDVGMGVNPPAGYSTDVIIAAFPWGAYLGAEALDQGIDAMVSSWNRVAPNTIPTAAKAGGNYLSSLLVGSEARRHGYQEGIALDVNGYISEGAGENLFEVKDGILFTPPFTSSALPGITRDAIIKLAKELNIEVREQVLSRESLYLADEVFMSGTAAEITPVRSVDGIQVGEGRCGPVTKRIQQAFFGLFTGETEDKWGWLDQVNP, encoded by the coding sequence ATGACGACGAAAAAAGCAGACTACATTTGGTTCAATGGCGAGATGGTTCGTTGGGAAGACGCGAAAGTTCACGTGATGTCCCACGCTCTGCACTACGGCACCTCTGTCTTTGAAGGCATCCGTTGCTACGACTCACACAAAGGCCCGGTAGTCTTCCGCCATCGTGAACATATGCAGCGCCTGCATGATTCCGCCAAAATCTACCGTTTCCCGGTTTCTCAAAGCATTGATGAACTGATGGAAGCCTGCCGCGAAGTGATCCGCAAAAACAACCTGACCAGCGCGTATATCCGTCCGCTGATCTTTGTTGGCGACGTTGGCATGGGCGTGAACCCGCCTGCGGGCTACAGCACTGACGTAATTATCGCTGCGTTCCCGTGGGGCGCTTACTTGGGTGCAGAAGCGCTGGATCAGGGTATCGATGCGATGGTTTCTTCGTGGAACCGTGTTGCGCCGAACACTATCCCGACAGCCGCAAAAGCCGGCGGTAACTACCTCTCCTCGCTGCTGGTTGGCAGCGAAGCGCGTCGTCACGGTTACCAGGAAGGTATCGCGCTGGATGTGAACGGTTATATCTCTGAAGGTGCGGGCGAAAACCTGTTTGAAGTGAAAGATGGCATTCTGTTCACTCCTCCGTTCACCTCTTCTGCACTGCCGGGGATCACCCGTGATGCCATCATCAAGCTGGCGAAAGAGCTGAATATTGAAGTTCGCGAGCAGGTGCTGTCCCGCGAATCGCTGTATCTGGCGGATGAAGTGTTCATGTCCGGTACTGCTGCTGAGATTACCCCGGTTCGTAGCGTTGATGGTATTCAGGTTGGCGAAGGTCGTTGCGGCCCGGTCACCAAACGTATTCAACAAGCATTCTTTGGCCTCTTCACCGGTGAAACGGAAGATAAGTGGGGCTGGTTGGATCAAGTTAATCCATAA
- the hdfR gene encoding HTH-type transcriptional regulator HdfR — protein sequence MEKTVDTELLKTFLEVSRTRHFGRAAESLYLTQSAVSFRIRQLENQLGVNLFTRHRNNIRLTAAGEKLLPYAETLMSTWQAARKEVAHTSRHHQFSIGASASLWECMLSDWLSRLYDLQGNLQFEARIAQRQSLVKQLHERQLDLLITTETPKMDEFSSQLLGHFTLALYSAEPGKNKAELNYLRLEWGADFQQHEAELIASDDVPTLTTSSAEVAHRQLPQLNGCTWLPVLWAEQKNGLHLVADTATLSRPLYAIWLQNSDKQNQIKDLLKIKVID from the coding sequence GTGGAGAAAACCGTGGATACGGAATTACTAAAAACTTTCCTGGAAGTAAGCAGGACTCGTCACTTCGGCCGGGCGGCTGAATCACTCTATCTGACACAGTCTGCGGTGAGTTTTCGTATTCGCCAGTTGGAGAACCAGCTTGGGGTTAATCTCTTTACTCGTCACCGTAATAATATCCGTCTGACGGCGGCTGGAGAGAAACTTCTGCCTTATGCCGAGACACTTATGAGTACGTGGCAGGCTGCGCGGAAAGAGGTTGCACATACTTCGCGGCATCACCAATTTTCTATCGGTGCCAGTGCGTCATTGTGGGAATGTATGCTCAGTGACTGGCTAAGCAGACTCTATGATCTGCAGGGAAATCTGCAATTCGAAGCACGCATTGCACAACGTCAGTCATTAGTGAAACAGTTACATGAGCGGCAGCTGGATCTGCTGATTACCACCGAAACACCGAAAATGGATGAATTCAGCAGCCAACTATTAGGGCATTTTACGCTCGCGCTCTATTCTGCTGAACCGGGTAAAAATAAAGCGGAACTGAACTACTTGCGATTGGAGTGGGGGGCAGATTTTCAGCAGCATGAAGCAGAGTTGATCGCCAGTGACGATGTACCCACATTAACGACCAGCTCTGCGGAAGTCGCGCATCGACAGTTGCCACAGCTAAATGGTTGTACCTGGCTACCGGTGTTGTGGGCAGAACAAAAAAACGGCTTACATTTGGTAGCAGATACCGCAACCCTTTCTCGTCCGCTTTACGCTATTTGGCTGCAGAATAGTGACAAACAGAACCAGATCAAAGATCTTTTAAAGATCAAAGTGATTGACTGA
- the ilvM gene encoding acetolactate synthase 2 small subunit, with the protein MMQHQVAVEARFNPETLERVLRVVRHRGFQVCAMNMETASDAQNINIELTVASPRPVELLFSQLSKLVDVARVDIRQRATSSQSQQIRA; encoded by the coding sequence ATGATGCAACATCAGGTCGCCGTTGAGGCTCGCTTCAATCCGGAAACGTTAGAACGCGTGTTGCGCGTAGTGCGCCATCGGGGTTTTCAGGTATGCGCGATGAATATGGAAACCGCCAGCGATGCGCAGAACATAAATATTGAATTGACCGTTGCCAGCCCGCGGCCTGTCGAATTACTGTTTAGCCAATTGAGCAAACTTGTCGACGTTGCCCGGGTTGATATCCGACAACGCGCCACATCATCACAATCACAACAAATCCGCGCGTAA
- the ilvA gene encoding threonine ammonia-lyase, biosynthetic, with protein MAESQPLSAAPEGAEYLRAVLRAPVYEVAQVTPLQKMDKLSSRLDNVILVKREDRQPVHSFKLRGAYAMIAGLTAEQKSHGVITASAGNHAQGVAMSSTRLGIKSLIVMPVATADIKVDAVRGFGGEVLLHGANFDEAKAKAIELSQQQGFTFVPPFDHPMVIAGQGTLALELLQQDAHIDRIFVPVGGGGLAAGVAVLIKQLMPQIKVIAVEAEDSACLKAALDAGHPVDLSRVGLFAEGVAVKRIGDETFRLCQEYLDDIITVDSDAICAAMKDLFEDVRAVAEPSGALALAGMKKYIAKHNIHGERLAHVLSGANVNFHGLRYVSERCELGEQREALLAVTIPEEKGSFLKFCQLLGGRSVTEFNYRFADAKNACIFVGVRLSRGLEERQEILSLLNDGGYSVVDLSDDEMAKLHVRYMVGGRPSKPLQERLYSFEFPESPGALLKFLHTLGTHWNISLFHYRSHGTDYGRVLAAFELGDHEPDFETRLNELGYDCHDETHNPAFRFFLAG; from the coding sequence ATGGCCGAATCCCAACCCCTCTCCGCCGCCCCCGAAGGGGCGGAATATTTGAGGGCAGTGCTGCGCGCGCCGGTTTATGAAGTGGCGCAGGTGACGCCGCTGCAAAAAATGGACAAACTATCTTCGCGCCTGGATAACGTCATTCTGGTAAAACGCGAAGATCGCCAGCCGGTGCACAGCTTCAAGTTGCGCGGTGCTTACGCAATGATCGCCGGGTTAACCGCCGAGCAGAAATCGCATGGCGTAATCACGGCATCCGCAGGCAATCACGCGCAGGGCGTGGCGATGTCCTCGACTCGCCTCGGCATCAAATCGCTGATCGTGATGCCAGTGGCGACAGCCGATATCAAAGTCGATGCGGTACGCGGTTTTGGTGGAGAAGTGCTGCTGCACGGTGCCAATTTTGATGAAGCGAAAGCCAAAGCCATTGAGCTGTCGCAGCAGCAAGGGTTCACGTTTGTCCCGCCGTTCGATCATCCGATGGTGATTGCCGGGCAGGGAACGCTGGCGCTGGAGTTGTTGCAGCAGGATGCGCATATCGACCGGATCTTTGTACCGGTCGGCGGTGGCGGCCTGGCAGCGGGTGTTGCGGTACTGATTAAGCAACTAATGCCGCAAATCAAAGTGATTGCTGTCGAAGCGGAAGATTCCGCCTGCCTGAAAGCTGCGCTGGACGCCGGGCATCCGGTCGATTTGTCCCGCGTTGGATTGTTTGCCGAAGGCGTTGCGGTTAAACGTATCGGTGACGAAACCTTCCGTCTGTGCCAGGAGTACCTCGACGATATCATTACCGTCGACAGCGATGCGATTTGCGCGGCGATGAAAGATCTGTTCGAAGATGTGCGGGCGGTCGCGGAACCGTCCGGCGCGCTGGCGCTGGCGGGGATGAAGAAATATATCGCCAAACACAACATTCATGGCGAGCGGCTGGCGCATGTGCTTTCCGGCGCAAACGTCAATTTTCACGGCTTACGCTATGTTTCTGAACGCTGTGAGCTGGGCGAGCAACGCGAAGCGCTGCTGGCGGTGACCATTCCGGAAGAGAAGGGCAGCTTCCTGAAGTTCTGCCAGTTGCTGGGCGGACGTTCCGTCACCGAGTTTAATTACCGTTTCGCCGATGCGAAAAATGCCTGTATTTTTGTCGGCGTGCGTTTGAGTCGCGGTCTGGAAGAGCGCCAGGAGATCCTTTCATTGCTGAACGACGGTGGTTACAGCGTGGTGGATCTCTCCGACGATGAGATGGCGAAACTGCACGTGCGCTATATGGTTGGCGGACGACCATCGAAACCGTTGCAGGAGCGTTTATACAGCTTCGAGTTCCCGGAATCACCGGGCGCGCTGCTGAAATTCCTGCATACGCTCGGCACGCACTGGAATATTTCGCTGTTCCACTATCGCAGCCATGGCACGGATTATGGCCGCGTGCTGGCGGCGTTTGAACTGGGCGATCACGAACCGGATTTCGAAACCCGGCTCAATGAACTGGGTTATGACTGCCACGATGAAACGCATAACCCGGCATTCCGGTTTTTCCTGGCGGGTTAG
- the ilvL gene encoding ilv operon leader peptide, which produces MKALLRVISLVVISVVVIIIPPCGAALGRGKA; this is translated from the coding sequence ATGAAAGCCCTTCTACGAGTGATTAGCCTGGTCGTGATTAGCGTGGTGGTGATTATTATCCCACCGTGCGGGGCTGCACTTGGACGAGGAAAGGCTTAA
- the ilvG gene encoding acetolactate synthase 2 catalytic subunit, with product MNGAQWVVHALRAQKVDTVFGYPGGAIMPVYDALYDGGVEHLLCRHEQGAAMAAIGYARATGKTGVCIATSGPGATNLITGLADALLDSVPVVAITGQVAAPLMGTDAFQEVDVLGLSLACTKHSFLVESLEELPRVMAEAFHVASSGRPGPVLVDIPKDIQLASGDLEPYFATVDDVISFPQAQVDQARQMLAQAKKPMLYVGGGVGMALAVPALREFLAATQMPVVCTLKGLGTVAPEYAYYLGMLGMHGTKAANFAVQECDLLVAVGARFDDRVTGKLNTFAPHAKVIHMDIDPAEMSKLRQAHVALQGDLNALLPALQQALSIDAWRQYAADLRREHAWRYDHPGEAIYAPLLLKQLSERKPANSVVTTDVGQHQMWAAQHLEFDRPENFITSSGLGTMGFGLPAAVGAQVARPEDTVICISGDGSFMMNVQELGTVKRKQLPLKMVLLDNQRLGMVRQWQQLFFNERYSETTLTDNPDFLTLASAFGIPGQHITRKDQVEAALDTMLSSSGPYLLHVSIDELENVWPLVPPGASNSQMLEKLS from the coding sequence ATGAATGGGGCACAGTGGGTAGTACATGCGTTGCGGGCACAGAAAGTGGATACGGTTTTTGGCTATCCGGGTGGCGCAATCATGCCGGTTTACGATGCATTGTATGACGGCGGCGTGGAACACCTACTGTGCCGGCACGAGCAGGGCGCTGCGATGGCTGCTATTGGCTATGCCCGTGCAACGGGTAAAACAGGCGTATGCATTGCGACATCCGGTCCGGGCGCTACCAATCTGATTACTGGCCTTGCCGATGCGTTGTTAGATTCGGTTCCGGTGGTGGCGATTACGGGCCAGGTTGCGGCTCCGCTGATGGGTACCGACGCTTTTCAGGAAGTGGATGTGTTGGGCTTGTCGCTGGCCTGCACCAAACACAGCTTTCTGGTTGAATCCCTGGAAGAGCTGCCGCGCGTAATGGCTGAAGCTTTCCATGTCGCCAGTTCTGGTCGCCCTGGCCCGGTTCTGGTTGATATTCCTAAAGACATCCAACTGGCGAGTGGCGATCTTGAGCCCTATTTCGCCACCGTTGATGACGTAATCTCCTTCCCGCAGGCGCAGGTTGATCAGGCCCGCCAGATGCTGGCGCAGGCTAAAAAACCGATGTTATATGTTGGCGGCGGCGTTGGCATGGCACTGGCGGTTCCTGCTCTGCGTGAGTTTCTGGCTGCAACACAGATGCCGGTAGTTTGTACGCTGAAAGGCCTGGGCACAGTGGCGCCAGAATATGCTTATTACCTCGGTATGTTGGGGATGCATGGTACTAAAGCGGCGAACTTTGCGGTTCAGGAGTGCGATTTGCTGGTTGCTGTTGGCGCGCGGTTCGACGATCGCGTGACCGGCAAGCTGAATACCTTTGCGCCGCATGCAAAAGTGATTCATATGGATATCGATCCGGCGGAAATGAGTAAGCTGCGTCAGGCGCATGTCGCGTTGCAGGGGGATTTGAATGCATTGCTCCCGGCGTTGCAACAGGCGCTGTCCATTGATGCGTGGCGACAATATGCCGCAGACTTACGCCGCGAGCACGCCTGGCGTTATGACCATCCCGGCGAGGCGATTTATGCGCCGCTGCTGTTAAAGCAACTCTCAGAACGCAAACCAGCGAACAGCGTGGTGACGACCGATGTCGGGCAGCACCAGATGTGGGCTGCGCAACACCTTGAATTTGATCGTCCGGAAAATTTCATTACCTCAAGCGGCTTAGGCACGATGGGGTTTGGTCTGCCCGCTGCCGTTGGCGCGCAGGTCGCCCGCCCGGAGGATACGGTGATCTGTATCTCCGGTGACGGTTCCTTCATGATGAATGTGCAGGAACTGGGCACCGTAAAACGCAAACAGTTACCGCTGAAGATGGTATTGCTGGACAACCAGCGTTTAGGAATGGTTCGACAATGGCAGCAGTTGTTCTTTAACGAGCGTTATAGCGAAACTACCCTGACTGATAACCCCGATTTCCTCACGCTGGCCAGCGCCTTTGGCATTCCGGGCCAGCACATCACCCGTAAAGACCAGGTTGAAGCGGCACTTGACACCATGCTTTCGAGCTCAGGGCCATACCTGCTTCATGTCTCAATCGACGAACTTGAGAATGTCTGGCCATTGGTGCCGCCCGGCGCCAGTAACTCACAAATGCTGGAGAAATTATCATGA
- the ilvD gene encoding dihydroxy-acid dehydratase produces MPKYRSATTTHGRNMAGARALWRATGMTDADFGKPIIAVVNSFTQFVPGHVHLRDLGKLVAEQIEAAGGVAKEFNTIAVDDGIAMGHGGMLYSLPSRELIADSVEYMVNAHCADAMVCISNCDKITPGMLMASLRLNIPVIFVSGGPMEAGKTKLSNQIIKLDLVDAMIQGADPKVSDDQSEQVERSACPTCGSCSGMFTANSMNCLTEALGLSQPGNGSLLATHADRKELFINAGKRIVELTKRYYEQDDASALPRAIASKAAFENAMTLDIAMGGSTNTVLHLLAAAQEAEIDFTMSDIDQLSRKVPQLCKVAPSTQKYHMEDVHRAGGVLGILGELDRAGLLNRDVKNVLGLTLPQTLEQYDVMLTKDEAVKTMFRAGPAGIRTTQAFSQDCRWDTLDDDRAAGCIRSLEHAYSKDGGLAVLYGNFAENGCIVKTAGVDDSNLKFTGPAKVYESQDAAVEAILGGKVVAGDVVVIRYEGPKGGPGMQEMLYPTSFLKSMGLGKACALITDGRFSGGTSGLSIGHVSPEAASGGNIGLIEDGDIIAIDIPNRGIQLQVSDQQLAARREAQEARGDKAWTPVDRERQVSFALRAYASLATSADKGAVRDKSKLGG; encoded by the coding sequence ATGCCTAAGTACCGTTCCGCCACCACCACACACGGGCGCAATATGGCGGGTGCCCGCGCGCTGTGGCGCGCAACCGGGATGACCGACGCCGATTTCGGCAAGCCGATTATTGCTGTCGTAAACTCGTTTACCCAGTTCGTGCCCGGGCACGTTCATCTGCGCGATCTTGGTAAGCTGGTTGCAGAGCAAATCGAAGCTGCAGGCGGCGTGGCGAAAGAGTTCAACACCATTGCCGTCGATGACGGCATTGCCATGGGCCACGGCGGCATGCTGTATTCACTGCCCTCCCGCGAGCTGATTGCTGATTCTGTTGAATATATGGTAAATGCCCACTGCGCAGATGCGATGGTGTGTATTTCCAACTGCGACAAAATCACCCCGGGGATGTTGATGGCTTCCCTGCGCCTCAATATTCCGGTGATTTTCGTCTCCGGCGGCCCGATGGAAGCCGGGAAGACCAAACTCTCCAACCAGATCATCAAACTGGATCTGGTTGATGCAATGATTCAGGGCGCAGACCCGAAAGTCTCTGATGACCAGAGCGAACAGGTGGAACGTTCCGCATGCCCGACCTGCGGCTCCTGTTCCGGCATGTTCACCGCCAACTCGATGAACTGCCTGACCGAAGCGCTGGGCCTGTCGCAGCCGGGCAACGGTTCGTTGCTGGCTACCCACGCCGATCGCAAAGAGTTATTTATCAATGCTGGCAAACGCATTGTTGAGCTGACTAAACGTTACTACGAGCAGGATGATGCCTCGGCGTTGCCGCGCGCTATCGCCAGCAAGGCGGCATTCGAAAACGCCATGACGCTGGACATCGCAATGGGCGGTTCGACCAATACCGTTCTGCACCTGCTGGCGGCGGCGCAGGAAGCCGAAATTGATTTCACCATGAGTGACATCGATCAGCTTTCCCGTAAAGTTCCGCAACTGTGTAAAGTCGCGCCGAGTACGCAGAAATACCATATGGAAGATGTTCACCGTGCGGGTGGCGTGCTGGGTATTCTGGGCGAACTGGATCGCGCAGGCCTGCTAAACCGTGACGTGAAAAACGTGCTCGGTCTGACGCTGCCGCAAACGCTTGAGCAGTACGATGTCATGCTGACCAAAGACGAGGCGGTGAAAACCATGTTCCGCGCTGGTCCGGCAGGTATTCGCACCACCCAGGCTTTTTCACAGGATTGCCGTTGGGACACGCTGGATGACGATCGTGCCGCAGGTTGCATTCGCTCGCTGGAGCATGCGTACAGCAAAGATGGCGGTCTGGCCGTACTGTATGGCAACTTTGCCGAAAACGGCTGCATCGTGAAAACCGCAGGCGTGGATGACAGCAACCTGAAATTCACCGGTCCGGCAAAAGTGTATGAAAGCCAGGATGCGGCAGTTGAGGCTATTCTCGGCGGTAAAGTGGTGGCCGGCGATGTTGTGGTAATCCGCTATGAAGGGCCGAAAGGCGGGCCGGGCATGCAGGAGATGCTGTATCCGACCAGCTTCCTGAAGTCGATGGGGCTCGGTAAAGCCTGTGCGCTGATCACCGACGGGCGTTTCTCTGGCGGGACATCCGGCCTTTCCATCGGCCATGTTTCCCCGGAAGCGGCCAGCGGCGGCAACATCGGGCTGATTGAAGATGGCGACATCATCGCTATCGATATCCCGAACCGTGGTATTCAGCTGCAGGTCAGCGACCAGCAGCTGGCGGCGCGTCGTGAAGCACAGGAAGCCCGCGGCGACAAAGCCTGGACGCCGGTGGATCGCGAACGTCAGGTCTCCTTCGCGCTGCGCGCTTACGCCAGTCTCGCAACCAGTGCAGACAAGGGTGCGGTGCGCGATAAATCCAAACTTGGGGGTTAA